A genomic window from Martelella lutilitoris includes:
- a CDS encoding IclR family transcriptional regulator, protein MVRRRQALPASSGTKDYRINSGLARGLAVLRAFGPDNRPIGNAEIAARVGLSKATVSRLTFTLTELGYLNYDEEVGRYSLGPAVLTLGYDVMAQMEIRDIARPYMQSLAEYANASVYLGTVDGNEIIYIEACRTKASMAIRLGVGSRIPMICTGMGRAFLAALPEKEREAQMRAVSGDYGDDWPTVEAKARAQIAFAQENGFALSDGDWIVEANSAGAVVRRSDGYPVYGINVGGLRSIVTNERLVRDLAPRLLDVAREIEHVARGIL, encoded by the coding sequence TTGGTCAGAAGAAGACAAGCACTGCCTGCCTCCAGCGGCACAAAAGACTACAGGATCAATTCCGGCCTTGCGCGCGGGTTGGCGGTTCTCAGGGCATTCGGCCCTGACAACAGGCCGATCGGCAACGCCGAGATCGCCGCGCGGGTCGGCCTGTCCAAGGCAACCGTCTCACGTCTGACGTTTACGCTAACGGAACTCGGCTATCTCAATTATGATGAGGAAGTCGGGCGTTACTCTCTGGGGCCGGCCGTTCTCACGCTTGGTTATGACGTCATGGCGCAGATGGAGATTCGCGATATTGCGCGGCCCTACATGCAGTCGCTTGCCGAATATGCCAATGCCAGCGTCTATCTGGGCACGGTCGACGGCAATGAGATCATCTATATCGAGGCCTGCCGCACCAAGGCCTCGATGGCCATCCGGCTTGGCGTCGGCTCGCGTATTCCGATGATCTGCACCGGCATGGGCCGGGCCTTTCTCGCGGCACTGCCGGAAAAGGAGAGGGAGGCGCAGATGCGTGCGGTCTCGGGAGACTACGGCGATGACTGGCCGACGGTGGAAGCCAAGGCGCGGGCGCAGATCGCCTTTGCGCAGGAGAACGGCTTTGCGCTGAGCGATGGCGACTGGATCGTCGAAGCCAACTCGGCCGGCGCCGTTGTGCGGCGATCGGATGGATATCCGGTCTACGGGATCAATGTCGGCGGCTTGCGCTCGATCGTCACCAATGAACGGCTGGTGCGCGATCTGGCTCCGCGGCTTCTGGACGTGGCCCGCGAAATAGAGCATGTCGCCCGCGGAATTCTCTGA